One Cyclopterus lumpus isolate fCycLum1 chromosome 7, fCycLum1.pri, whole genome shotgun sequence DNA window includes the following coding sequences:
- the tmem51a gene encoding transmembrane protein 51a, producing the protein MRSSVDGPVSPLGREGTGNNNNNNNNNNNTTTNENSGNSGSQYALCALGVGLVALGIVMIVWSVVPADAASNNSSSSSGGGGNTSGRKHKASSVAFVLVGSGVVMLLLSLCLGMRNKQREQQRLQEAHNRGGAAAREQEERQTAEEQAHRYAVPSYEEAVGSGQYPVRQSNLRPSTSQLPSYDDLVQVDGVQYESEGSEVTTTGSQTAPAPTAPSAVASTSNRRPVKNGRKLLPIKIRRIKSEKMHMKNIDNSLPATGFSIEPLTPPPQYEDKMPPL; encoded by the exons ATGCGTTCCAGTGTGGATGGACCAGTAAGCCCCCTTGGCAGAGAAGGCAcgggcaacaacaacaacaataacaataacaacaacaacaccaccaccaatgAAAACAGTGGAAACTCAGGTTCCCAGTACGCACTATGTGCTCTGGGCGTTGGGCTTGTTGCCCTTGGTATTGTGATGATTGTGTGGAGCGTGGTACCTGCAGACGCGGCCAgtaacaacagcagcagcagttcgGGAGGAGGTGGAAATACAAGTGGCAGGAAACATAAAGCGTCTTCCGTGGCCTTTGTCCTGGTGGGGTCCGGGGTGgtcatgctgctgctgtctttgtgtctgggaatgagGAACAAACAGCGGGAGCAGCAGAGGCTTCAGGAGGCCCACAACCGTGGAGGAGCGGCAGCAAGGGAGCAGGAGGAAAGACAAAC TGCTGAGGAACAAGCCCACCGTTACGCTGTACCCAGCTATGAAGAGGCAGTAGGCAGTGGCCAGTACCCTGTCCGTCAGAGCAACCTTCGCCCCAGCACCTCTCAGCTACCGTCCTACGATGACCTTGTCCAAGTTGATGGGGTGCAGTATGAATCCGAGGGGTCGGAGGTCACAACTACCGGATCACAGACTGCTCCGGCTCCAACTGCTCCCTCTGCTGTTGCTTCCACATCAAATCGTAGACCCGTGAAAAATGGCCGCAAGCTCCTCCCTATCAAGATCCGCAGGATTAAATCAGAGAAGATGCACATGAAAAACATTGATAACTCTCTTCCAGCTACTGGATTCAGTATAGAGCCACTTACCCCACCGCCGCAGTACGAGGATAAAATGCCGCCGCTTTAA